A genomic window from Actinacidiphila yeochonensis CN732 includes:
- a CDS encoding DegT/DnrJ/EryC1/StrS family aminotransferase, with translation MTLPPPPDKSPLLREMTASLSAMPDPAASVHLRLFEDEAANFLGTAHAVAVSSGTAALHTALSACGIGPGDEVLVPALTVIMTVAPLRTLGATPVFVDSDPATLDLDYEDAARKLTARTRAIIPVHLWGRMGDPGALAAFASEHGLAVVEDAAQAVGTVRKERLAGTVGTAGCFSMKDGKILWSGEGGFLTTASGQVAEHARAFRSHWQPAPPGEAPLSRLATNSRLAAPLAALALANLRRLPDLIERRRAQTRYLLNALERVPGLTALAPAADEDWNGFSPLLHIGLPSPRAFAEHLAQQGVPNSTGSFRLVPCDTRPPFPRPEQPCRGTAEILDHTLAVVLAEGDTQATLDHSADVIAQAAAAWAP, from the coding sequence ATGACCCTGCCCCCGCCCCCCGACAAGTCGCCGCTCCTCCGAGAGATGACCGCCAGTCTGTCGGCCATGCCCGACCCGGCGGCCTCGGTCCATCTGCGGCTGTTCGAGGACGAAGCAGCGAACTTCCTCGGCACCGCGCACGCGGTCGCCGTGTCCTCGGGCACCGCAGCCCTGCACACCGCGCTGTCCGCCTGCGGGATCGGGCCGGGGGACGAAGTCCTCGTCCCGGCGCTCACCGTGATCATGACCGTGGCACCCCTTCGCACGCTCGGGGCCACGCCGGTGTTCGTCGACAGCGACCCGGCCACCCTGGACCTGGACTACGAGGACGCGGCCCGGAAGCTCACCGCGCGGACCCGGGCGATCATCCCGGTCCACTTGTGGGGCCGGATGGGGGACCCCGGCGCCCTGGCAGCGTTCGCGTCCGAGCACGGGCTCGCCGTCGTCGAGGACGCGGCCCAGGCCGTCGGCACCGTCCGGAAGGAACGGCTGGCCGGCACGGTCGGCACGGCCGGCTGCTTCAGCATGAAGGACGGCAAGATCCTGTGGAGCGGCGAAGGCGGGTTCCTCACCACGGCCAGCGGCCAGGTCGCCGAGCACGCGCGCGCCTTCCGCAGCCACTGGCAGCCCGCCCCACCGGGAGAGGCCCCGCTCAGCCGCCTTGCCACCAACTCCCGCCTCGCCGCCCCCTTGGCGGCTCTCGCCCTGGCCAACCTCCGCCGCCTGCCTGATCTGATCGAACGGCGCCGCGCCCAGACCCGCTACCTCCTGAACGCCCTGGAGCGGGTCCCGGGCCTGACCGCCCTCGCTCCTGCCGCGGATGAGGACTGGAACGGCTTCTCCCCACTGCTGCACATCGGCCTACCCAGCCCCCGGGCATTCGCCGAACATCTCGCGCAGCAGGGCGTGCCGAACTCCACCGGCAGTTTCCGCCTCGTGCCCTGCGACACCCGGCCCCCTTTCCCCCGGCCGGAGCAGCCCTGCCGCGGCACGGCCGAGATCCTCGACCACACGCTCGCCGTCGTCCTGGCCGAGGGCGACACCCAGGCCACCCTCGACCACTCCGCCGATGTCATCGCCCAGGCGGCCGCCGCGTGGGCACCGTGA
- a CDS encoding radical SAM protein — MRRDITLLWGLRSRCAVACLYCYFGTVEEHKTSPPDQLGILSHISRNDLSREEITAFARTLEGSPVERVVIAGGEPLDWPAALDLIEIIKNAGCEVVIATNGIPLTRPGIAERLVELQVDGVSVSLDSVDPASNDRLRPSRSGKFGHADVVAGIQALLRARGTGPAPRVGIYSVVMRPAPQEITQVARLGADLGVDYFVPQPISLAPDHKLFDELAHTPEDTVTVAQELGRLQADPAGLEVPSPGSMLRFVSAISTQASGRVQECFGGAQLFFVQPDGSLWDCPSDRRIAATPAERRRTIAGADARTLFDGRPVCTDCAHFSRDCVNMWPLVLDMPRLLNKESSR; from the coding sequence ATGCGTCGTGACATCACGCTCCTGTGGGGACTGCGCTCCCGCTGCGCGGTGGCCTGTCTGTACTGCTACTTCGGCACCGTGGAGGAGCACAAGACCAGCCCGCCGGACCAGCTCGGCATCCTGTCGCACATCTCCCGCAACGACCTGAGCCGGGAGGAGATCACCGCGTTCGCGCGGACCCTGGAGGGCTCCCCGGTCGAGCGGGTCGTCATCGCCGGCGGCGAGCCGCTGGACTGGCCCGCCGCCCTGGACCTGATCGAGATCATCAAGAACGCGGGATGCGAGGTGGTCATCGCCACGAACGGCATCCCCCTCACCCGGCCGGGGATCGCCGAACGTCTCGTCGAACTGCAGGTGGACGGGGTGTCGGTGTCCCTGGACAGCGTGGACCCGGCCTCCAATGACCGCCTGCGGCCCTCGCGCTCCGGGAAGTTCGGCCACGCCGACGTGGTGGCCGGCATCCAGGCACTGCTGCGGGCCCGCGGCACCGGCCCGGCGCCGCGGGTCGGGATCTACAGCGTGGTGATGCGGCCGGCGCCGCAGGAGATCACCCAGGTGGCGCGGCTGGGCGCCGACCTCGGCGTGGACTACTTCGTGCCGCAGCCGATCTCCCTGGCACCCGATCACAAGCTGTTCGACGAGCTCGCGCACACCCCCGAGGACACGGTGACCGTGGCCCAGGAACTGGGCCGTCTGCAGGCCGACCCGGCGGGCCTGGAGGTTCCATCGCCCGGCTCCATGCTGCGCTTCGTCTCCGCGATCTCCACCCAGGCCAGCGGGCGCGTGCAGGAGTGCTTCGGCGGTGCGCAGCTGTTCTTCGTCCAGCCGGACGGCTCGCTGTGGGACTGCCCGTCCGACCGGCGGATCGCCGCGACCCCCGCCGAGCGGCGGCGCACGATCGCCGGGGCGGACGCCCGGACCCTGTTCGACGGGCGGCCCGTGTGCACGGACTGTGCTCACTTCAGCCGGGACTGCGTGAACATGTGGCCCCTGGTCCTGGACATGCCGCGTCTGCTCAACAAGGAGTCCAGCCGATGA
- a CDS encoding dTMP kinase: MSAELEPPAGRAADRRATAPTVPGPRAAAGRVRPLWVSVEGLNGVGKSEAIRAVAAELGPRCLRLSELTDQDGDTLPGQVIAALRSTGDVFLRTGHPVVETLAFLALKVREYERLSESDLTGVEVILEDRGVDSTAIYQAVILAAQHPGVQPLALAERILATMAPWRPAPDATVLLTGDREVATSRFAARTGRVLDGRDVVVIEQADVLYGDFARAHPDRFTVLDVNGCSRDESAKALRAAVEDLIQRREAVHAS; encoded by the coding sequence ATGAGCGCTGAACTGGAGCCCCCGGCCGGGCGCGCCGCAGATCGGAGGGCGACGGCCCCCACCGTTCCCGGGCCCCGTGCCGCTGCCGGCCGTGTCCGGCCGCTGTGGGTGAGCGTCGAGGGTCTCAACGGGGTAGGCAAGAGCGAGGCGATCCGTGCGGTCGCGGCCGAGCTGGGCCCGCGGTGCCTGCGGCTGAGCGAACTGACGGACCAGGACGGCGACACGCTGCCGGGCCAGGTGATCGCCGCCCTCCGCTCGACGGGGGACGTCTTCCTGCGGACGGGGCATCCCGTCGTGGAGACCCTGGCCTTCCTCGCCCTGAAGGTTCGCGAGTACGAGCGCCTGAGCGAGAGCGACTTGACCGGCGTCGAGGTGATCCTCGAAGACCGCGGGGTCGACAGCACGGCCATCTACCAGGCGGTGATCCTGGCCGCCCAGCACCCAGGCGTACAGCCTCTCGCGCTGGCAGAGCGCATCCTGGCGACGATGGCCCCCTGGCGCCCCGCTCCCGACGCTACGGTCCTGCTGACCGGCGACCGGGAGGTCGCCACCAGCCGGTTCGCCGCCCGGACCGGCCGGGTGCTCGACGGCCGGGACGTCGTGGTGATCGAACAGGCCGATGTCCTCTACGGCGACTTCGCCCGCGCCCACCCCGACCGGTTCACCGTGCTGGACGTGAACGGATGCAGCCGGGACGAGAGCGCGAAGGCACTCCGGGCGGCCGTGGAGGACCTGATCCAGCGGCGGGAGGCCGTCCATGCGTCGTGA
- a CDS encoding phosphoribosyltransferase has protein sequence MEPSSTSPLRADRPGPLFLTWDDLTTATATLAHQVAAAGMPQVVVGIVRGGMIPAAWLAHRLAIRDVRTVEVTRTTSDGINAAKSTVPTVRNPASLGDLTGLDVLLVDDIAGSGVTLAHTARMIHDLGPARVRTAVLAVNRANWTQSSAPHRDIDYIASLTDTWVVFPWEEQHER, from the coding sequence ATGGAACCATCGTCGACTTCACCGTTACGTGCTGATCGGCCCGGCCCGCTGTTCCTGACGTGGGACGACCTCACCACCGCGACGGCAACCCTCGCGCATCAGGTGGCGGCCGCGGGGATGCCGCAGGTGGTTGTGGGTATCGTCCGCGGCGGCATGATCCCGGCCGCGTGGCTCGCCCACCGGCTCGCGATCCGCGACGTGCGGACCGTCGAAGTCACCCGCACCACCAGCGACGGCATCAACGCCGCCAAGAGCACGGTCCCCACCGTCCGCAACCCCGCGTCGCTCGGCGACCTCACCGGCCTTGACGTTCTGCTCGTCGACGACATCGCCGGCAGTGGCGTGACCCTCGCTCACACGGCCCGGATGATCCATGACCTCGGCCCCGCCCGGGTACGCACCGCGGTCCTCGCCGTGAACCGGGCCAACTGGACGCAGAGCTCCGCCCCCCACCGCGACATCGACTACATCGCCTCACTGACGGACACCTGGGTCGTCTTCCCCTGGGAGGAGCAGCATGAGCGCTGA
- the folE gene encoding GTP cyclohydrolase I, protein MTTSVTGPETALSAAVPAPARSAPGIDTDRVAGLIAQLLVELGEDPTRDGLIGTPGRVAAWWKAFLSPDGAAVDTCFTESQLNDQLVIVGGMNVWSLCEHHMLPMSLEVTAGYVPDGEVLGLSKFGRIAQRFAGRLQVQERFTRQLFGYLTDVIGREDVAVRVRGTHLCMSMRGVRMDAARTTTLQVGGRFKSDPVLSQQFLTLAAAQ, encoded by the coding sequence ATGACGACGTCAGTCACCGGCCCTGAGACGGCCCTGAGTGCCGCCGTACCCGCACCCGCCCGGTCCGCGCCGGGCATCGACACCGACCGCGTCGCCGGCCTGATCGCCCAGCTCCTGGTCGAGCTGGGCGAGGATCCCACCCGGGACGGGCTGATCGGCACCCCGGGCCGCGTCGCGGCCTGGTGGAAGGCGTTCCTGTCCCCCGACGGCGCCGCAGTGGACACCTGCTTCACCGAATCCCAGCTGAACGACCAGCTGGTCATCGTGGGCGGCATGAACGTCTGGTCGCTGTGTGAGCACCACATGCTGCCCATGAGCCTGGAGGTCACCGCCGGATATGTACCGGACGGTGAGGTGTTGGGCCTGTCCAAATTCGGGCGGATCGCGCAGCGCTTCGCTGGTCGGCTCCAGGTCCAGGAACGCTTCACCCGCCAACTCTTCGGATACCTCACCGACGTGATCGGGCGCGAGGACGTCGCCGTCCGCGTACGCGGTACGCACCTGTGCATGAGCATGCGGGGCGTGCGGATGGATGCTGCCCGCACCACCACGTTGCAGGTGGGCGGCCGGTTCAAAAGCGACCCGGTGCTCTCCCAGCAGTTCCTCACCCTCGCCGCCGCCCAGTGA
- a CDS encoding 7-carboxy-7-deazaguanine synthase QueE, protein MTTFEPVDIDPAASDAALRLIVAECFGVKVPTFQGEGPSCGHPALFIRLSRCNLSCTKCDTKYTWDWDHFDPRKESTKQTAADLVAWATSSPVELIVITGGEPLLQQARLVPLVQGLLAAGKRVEFETNGTIAPVPELVVCGVRFNVSPKIASFGMDEAKSVVPAVLEAFAASGRATFKFVASSVADLDRIAELADSHRLTPVWVMPEGTTADEITATTRVLADAVAARHWYFTTRLHVLAFADARGR, encoded by the coding sequence GTGACCACCTTCGAGCCGGTCGACATCGACCCGGCGGCAAGCGACGCCGCACTCCGGCTGATCGTCGCGGAGTGCTTCGGCGTCAAGGTGCCGACCTTCCAGGGAGAGGGCCCGAGCTGCGGGCACCCCGCCCTGTTCATCCGCCTGTCCCGGTGCAACCTCAGCTGCACCAAGTGCGACACGAAGTACACGTGGGACTGGGACCACTTCGACCCCCGCAAGGAGTCGACGAAGCAGACGGCGGCGGACCTCGTGGCCTGGGCCACGTCCTCGCCGGTGGAGCTGATCGTGATCACCGGTGGGGAGCCGCTGCTCCAGCAGGCCCGCCTGGTGCCGCTCGTCCAGGGACTGCTGGCCGCCGGGAAGCGGGTGGAGTTCGAGACGAACGGCACCATCGCGCCCGTGCCCGAACTGGTGGTCTGCGGGGTCCGCTTCAACGTGTCGCCCAAGATCGCCAGTTTCGGCATGGACGAAGCCAAGAGCGTGGTGCCCGCCGTGCTCGAGGCGTTCGCAGCGTCCGGGCGAGCGACGTTCAAGTTCGTCGCCTCCTCGGTGGCCGACCTCGACCGCATCGCCGAGCTCGCCGATTCGCACCGGCTGACGCCGGTGTGGGTGATGCCCGAGGGCACCACCGCAGACGAGATCACCGCCACGACCCGGGTCCTCGCTGACGCGGTCGCGGCCCGGCACTGGTACTTCACCACCCGGCTGCACGTGTTGGCCTTCGCGGACGCGCGAGGCCGCTGA
- a CDS encoding 6-pyruvoyl trahydropterin synthase family protein — MDLSSVQLPPGAFTIGKKFGFEAGHRLLGLAPEHKCARQHGHSYEVEVILTAPTLEGPGFVTDFGALAPFKEFLAAELDHRNLHEILPFEPTSERLAQFLAGWVIQNLQPKIPGRLVAVLVRETASSWARFDVEER; from the coding sequence ATGGATTTGAGTTCCGTTCAGCTGCCGCCCGGGGCCTTCACCATCGGCAAGAAGTTCGGATTCGAGGCCGGCCACCGCCTTCTCGGGCTGGCGCCCGAGCACAAGTGCGCCCGCCAGCACGGCCACAGCTACGAGGTCGAGGTCATCCTGACCGCTCCCACCCTGGAGGGGCCCGGCTTCGTGACGGACTTCGGCGCGCTCGCCCCGTTCAAGGAGTTCCTGGCCGCCGAGCTGGACCACCGCAACCTGCACGAGATTCTCCCCTTTGAGCCGACCTCGGAGCGCCTGGCTCAGTTCCTGGCCGGCTGGGTCATCCAGAACCTCCAGCCCAAGATCCCCGGCCGCCTGGTCGCCGTCCTGGTACGCGAGACGGCGAGCAGCTGGGCTCGCTTCGACGTGGAGGAGCGGTGA
- a CDS encoding Twin-arginine translocation pathway signal — protein sequence MPELTALEAWRLALGWSRPQAIREVAAVYRSDGLLPPGLTPATLCRYEHGQEEPGDEYRLMISRAYGARPDQLALETRHLWCSTCASPPPLHYGQFQREETNTSRRGSMTTASGLPAIRESVQWAVSEAPDDLPALAALAEAAVEHYALNYSKHAPAILFGEVRDTRNLLSNAIAAAEPAIGQRLRRQVGWLSALLGNLCFHLDDRPGARAHLTLASTFGQSTQEPALTAWASGALSMVAAARQDWDHAREHADYGLQHAPAGLRRAQLLGWALLPTLAALHRASEADDVIAESDSIMASGVGLPGRFGYDLAEHRLHVAEAYLTLERGDRAADVARQSVAAAPEQTPGWVAATLVLALAEARDAPEQAATRALGVLDLIPAPRLRATSRHRLVRLGRLLDSATVTPAAELAERLRALPEPIRPDGTAA from the coding sequence TTGCCAGAGCTGACAGCCCTGGAGGCGTGGCGCCTCGCGCTGGGATGGTCGCGGCCACAGGCGATCCGCGAGGTCGCCGCCGTCTACCGGTCCGATGGGCTGCTGCCGCCAGGGCTGACGCCGGCCACGCTTTGCCGGTACGAGCACGGGCAGGAGGAGCCCGGAGACGAGTACCGCCTGATGATCTCGCGAGCGTACGGGGCACGCCCCGACCAGCTCGCCCTGGAGACACGCCACCTGTGGTGCAGCACCTGCGCGTCCCCGCCCCCGCTCCACTACGGTCAGTTCCAGCGCGAGGAGACGAACACCAGTCGAAGGGGATCCATGACGACCGCCAGTGGCCTGCCTGCCATCCGCGAATCCGTGCAGTGGGCCGTATCGGAGGCGCCGGACGACTTGCCCGCCCTCGCTGCCCTGGCCGAGGCGGCCGTGGAGCACTACGCCCTCAACTACAGCAAGCACGCCCCGGCCATCCTCTTCGGCGAAGTCCGGGACACCCGCAACCTGCTGTCCAACGCCATCGCAGCAGCCGAGCCCGCGATCGGCCAACGCCTTCGCCGCCAGGTCGGCTGGCTCTCCGCGCTCCTGGGGAATCTGTGCTTCCACCTGGACGACCGGCCGGGCGCCCGAGCACACCTCACCCTCGCCTCGACATTCGGCCAGTCCACTCAGGAGCCGGCGCTGACCGCCTGGGCCAGCGGAGCGCTGTCCATGGTCGCCGCCGCCCGGCAGGACTGGGACCATGCACGCGAACACGCCGACTACGGGCTCCAGCACGCGCCAGCGGGCCTGCGCCGTGCCCAGCTCCTGGGCTGGGCCCTCCTCCCCACCCTGGCTGCCCTCCACCGGGCATCGGAGGCCGACGACGTCATTGCAGAGAGCGACTCGATCATGGCGTCCGGCGTCGGGCTGCCCGGCCGCTTCGGATACGACCTCGCAGAGCACCGTCTCCACGTCGCTGAGGCGTACCTGACACTCGAACGCGGCGACCGGGCTGCCGACGTGGCACGCCAGTCGGTGGCCGCCGCACCCGAGCAGACCCCCGGCTGGGTGGCTGCCACCCTCGTCCTTGCCCTCGCCGAAGCCCGCGACGCCCCGGAGCAGGCCGCCACCCGCGCGCTCGGCGTACTCGACCTCATCCCAGCGCCGCGCCTTCGCGCGACCTCCCGCCACCGCTTGGTGCGTCTCGGCCGCCTGCTTGACAGTGCCACAGTCACTCCAGCTGCCGAACTCGCCGAGCGACTGCGAGCCCTTCCGGAACCGATCCGCCCGGACGGAACCGCTGCATAG
- a CDS encoding exonuclease/endonuclease/phosphatase family protein produces MSAKPLTLLCWNFENNGKSDPDRRRAGDELLKRLKPDILFRQELWDAGDNGGTIFNAQARTLDMQGVLGQESCTAVFYNPAKFTVVRDWSHSRGPHFVLPPTALTLKYEDAGPDALPFNAVSIHLNYASSTQRQLEAEWATTWADKGWTTSDGQRHTLPAVLAGDHNSYPTPGTPGDPTLPDLASIKNEPHRLHRSYAGPSGERVPDTRPDAAFRTAGLEDAALYWATSAHGSPTALSRTVNACDTHGPDSRVDRAYLTPELLSAVAGFDVIEVDEDVSDHHILRLTLNGERLNDILNRRTTS; encoded by the coding sequence ATGAGTGCCAAACCGCTGACGCTGCTCTGCTGGAACTTCGAGAACAACGGCAAGAGCGACCCTGACCGGCGCCGTGCCGGCGACGAACTGCTGAAGAGGCTGAAGCCCGACATCCTCTTCCGCCAGGAACTCTGGGACGCCGGCGACAACGGCGGCACGATCTTCAACGCGCAGGCCCGCACGCTCGACATGCAGGGTGTCCTCGGCCAGGAGTCCTGCACGGCCGTGTTCTACAACCCGGCGAAGTTCACCGTCGTCCGGGACTGGTCGCACAGCCGTGGGCCGCACTTCGTCCTGCCGCCCACCGCCCTCACCTTGAAATACGAGGACGCTGGCCCCGACGCCCTGCCCTTCAACGCGGTGTCCATCCACCTCAACTACGCCAGTTCCACGCAGCGCCAGTTGGAGGCCGAGTGGGCGACCACCTGGGCGGACAAGGGCTGGACCACGTCCGACGGGCAGCGTCACACCTTGCCCGCGGTCCTCGCCGGCGACCACAACTCCTACCCGACACCGGGCACGCCGGGAGATCCGACACTGCCGGACCTCGCCTCGATCAAGAACGAGCCCCACAGACTTCACCGCTCCTACGCCGGCCCGTCCGGCGAGCGAGTGCCGGACACCCGCCCGGACGCTGCCTTCCGCACCGCCGGCCTTGAGGACGCCGCGCTGTACTGGGCGACCTCCGCCCACGGCAGCCCGACCGCGCTCTCACGCACCGTCAACGCCTGCGACACGCACGGCCCCGACAGCCGGGTCGACCGGGCCTACCTCACCCCCGAACTGCTGTCCGCGGTGGCCGGGTTCGACGTGATCGAAGTGGACGAGGACGTCTCCGACCACCACATCCTCCGCCTGACCCTCAACGGTGAACGACTCAACGACATCCTCAACCGTCGCACTACCTCATGA
- a CDS encoding endonuclease/exonuclease/phosphatase family protein, giving the protein MPTSSALKEYGEPVVRVITLNLEKDGGKDQENGDHPPRWRAAHEELLAPRRPDVILRQEATYSDLDGQRRLHAAEDILGMKGFLSPNGSGRNPTALFLRPETFPRAERLEQLRYWRTPPTIVVTQLAEVPEVDLVVSSWHAAFNSPRGREREAEELTALADKMKKGSAFLGGGDCNEYPLLHGEQVAHVDWTSPAVTDRTHVRHRTNAGPGGSRVSCTYLDDTLLGCGLHDPARYASGQLGMTGALGPTAGHAAEGQGGGQRIDRVYLDPWLVQAVLAVQVLDTTGLSDHHAVEVVISRRRMAEALRREISPLPPSAALTRSVATEKPLTTTPEGTTHA; this is encoded by the coding sequence GTGCCCACGTCTTCGGCGCTCAAGGAGTACGGCGAGCCGGTCGTGCGCGTCATCACCCTCAATCTGGAGAAGGACGGCGGAAAGGACCAGGAAAACGGAGACCACCCGCCGAGGTGGCGGGCAGCGCACGAGGAGCTTCTCGCGCCCCGCCGCCCTGACGTGATCCTTCGCCAGGAAGCGACCTACAGCGACCTGGACGGCCAACGTCGACTTCATGCGGCGGAGGACATCTTGGGGATGAAGGGCTTCCTGAGTCCGAACGGGTCGGGCCGCAACCCCACCGCCCTCTTCCTGCGCCCCGAGACTTTCCCGCGCGCCGAGCGCCTGGAGCAACTGCGGTACTGGCGGACCCCACCCACCATCGTCGTCACCCAGCTCGCCGAAGTGCCCGAGGTCGACCTGGTCGTGTCCTCGTGGCATGCCGCCTTCAACTCCCCCCGCGGTCGGGAGCGCGAAGCCGAGGAACTCACGGCTCTCGCCGACAAGATGAAGAAGGGGTCGGCATTCCTCGGCGGCGGAGACTGCAACGAATACCCCCTCCTCCATGGCGAACAGGTCGCGCACGTCGACTGGACGAGCCCGGCCGTCACGGACCGTACCCACGTGCGGCACCGCACCAACGCTGGCCCCGGCGGGTCCCGCGTGAGCTGCACCTACCTCGACGACACCTTGCTGGGATGCGGGCTGCACGATCCGGCGCGCTACGCCTCGGGTCAGTTGGGCATGACCGGCGCGCTGGGACCGACCGCCGGACACGCGGCTGAGGGCCAGGGCGGCGGACAGCGCATCGACCGTGTCTACCTCGACCCCTGGCTGGTGCAGGCGGTCCTTGCCGTGCAGGTCCTGGACACCACAGGGCTCTCGGATCACCACGCGGTCGAGGTCGTCATCTCCCGCCGAAGGATGGCCGAAGCCCTTCGGCGGGAGATTTCCCCGCTTCCTCCCAGCGCCGCCCTGACCCGCTCCGTCGCAACGGAGAAGCCGTTGACCACCACCCCGGAAGGGACGACTCACGCATGA
- a CDS encoding endonuclease/exonuclease/phosphatase family protein, producing MTTTVRLGTYNLLHGGGERWRAQAEFLRAQNLDVLCLQEAKKWDEGGYARMLGFAELLGLQAQFAPSNSHNCHLLTLYRAPSTIRGATSSSAPVWPSPSTT from the coding sequence ATGACCACCACCGTTCGGCTGGGTACGTACAACCTGCTCCACGGCGGCGGTGAGCGCTGGCGCGCCCAGGCGGAGTTCCTGCGGGCGCAGAACCTGGACGTCCTGTGCCTGCAGGAGGCGAAGAAGTGGGACGAGGGCGGCTACGCCCGCATGCTCGGCTTCGCCGAACTTCTCGGGTTGCAAGCCCAGTTCGCCCCGTCCAACAGCCACAACTGCCACCTGCTCACCCTCTACCGGGCGCCTTCGACGATCCGCGGCGCCACCTCTTCCTCGGCTCCCGTCTGGCCATCTCCCTCCACGACGTGA
- a CDS encoding exonuclease/endonuclease/phosphatase family protein has protein sequence MNPSTITALNWNVEKGINWEEAAAWVQQQDPDIFFQQEVQPGQLDVLAERLGMDGYIAVHRPGSNNDNAVFLKRGGPLAFVEEYEQSWAPWHAPANIAVKLRDDDGTFSPRQISCVSGHACYWSAEYRLTEAKWCSTLAKPGWLALHFWDWNSYRVDEGGPWEDYEDLAFVANRTYFEGGRRHTDDRPDREMLAAGYVEMGRHAAEHLGQPGALNPSSGYRDHPGRPKGPRYCIDRGYLSAELAPALADFTVCDTPELRRLSDHLPLRAKLDVAQMRTILHRPAAMYQAHDNRHAASAHGHHPAAAGGAA, from the coding sequence ATGAACCCAAGCACGATCACCGCGCTGAACTGGAACGTCGAAAAGGGCATCAACTGGGAGGAGGCTGCTGCCTGGGTGCAGCAGCAGGACCCGGACATCTTCTTCCAGCAGGAGGTTCAGCCCGGACAGCTCGACGTCCTCGCCGAGCGGCTGGGCATGGACGGGTACATCGCCGTCCACCGGCCGGGCAGCAACAACGACAACGCCGTCTTCCTCAAGCGCGGCGGCCCGCTCGCCTTCGTCGAGGAGTACGAGCAGAGCTGGGCCCCCTGGCACGCCCCGGCCAACATCGCGGTGAAACTGCGCGACGACGACGGCACCTTCAGCCCGCGGCAGATCAGTTGCGTCAGCGGGCACGCCTGCTACTGGTCCGCCGAGTACCGGCTGACCGAAGCGAAGTGGTGCTCCACCCTGGCTAAGCCCGGCTGGCTCGCCCTCCACTTCTGGGACTGGAACAGCTACCGCGTCGACGAGGGCGGTCCGTGGGAGGACTACGAAGACCTCGCTTTCGTAGCCAACCGCACCTACTTCGAAGGCGGCCGCCGGCACACCGACGACCGCCCGGACCGCGAGATGCTCGCCGCCGGATACGTCGAGATGGGCCGCCACGCCGCCGAGCACCTCGGTCAGCCGGGTGCCCTGAACCCCTCTTCCGGCTACCGCGACCACCCCGGCCGACCGAAGGGACCCCGGTACTGCATCGACCGCGGATACCTCAGCGCGGAACTCGCCCCCGCCCTGGCCGACTTCACCGTCTGCGACACCCCGGAACTGCGCCGGCTGTCCGACCACCTGCCCCTGCGCGCCAAGCTCGACGTGGCGCAGATGCGCACCATCCTGCATCGGCCCGCCGCGATGTATCAGGCGCACGACAACCGGCACGCCGCGTCCGCCCACGGCCACCACCCGGCCGCCGCCGGCGGTGCGGCATGA
- a CDS encoding DUF6624 domain-containing protein yields MNDPRQPAPGYPALAEDLLGRQQRAREHWRTPGAERLAMTPGALAALDQAQRENTAGLKRIVERLGQWPGRSTVGPEACQAAVNIAVHSDHNPALQRTLLSLLRKAVEVGDATSAQLAHLHDRCLVNAGQAQVYGTQHWYRPDGRLEPHPITGPAQLDTRRASAGLPPYDDQARGLRERHGPHASLSVSAAAEPAPLPERHAA; encoded by the coding sequence GTGAACGACCCCCGCCAGCCCGCGCCGGGCTACCCCGCTCTCGCCGAGGACCTGCTGGGCCGCCAGCAGCGCGCCAGGGAGCACTGGCGCACGCCCGGCGCCGAACGCCTGGCCATGACGCCGGGCGCGCTCGCGGCACTCGACCAAGCCCAGCGAGAAAACACCGCCGGACTGAAGCGGATCGTCGAACGGCTCGGGCAGTGGCCCGGCCGCAGCACCGTGGGCCCGGAAGCCTGCCAGGCCGCCGTGAACATCGCGGTGCACAGCGACCACAACCCGGCGCTCCAGCGGACGCTGCTGAGCCTGCTCCGCAAGGCCGTGGAAGTTGGCGACGCCACCAGTGCCCAACTCGCCCACCTGCACGATCGCTGTCTCGTCAACGCCGGACAGGCCCAGGTGTATGGAACCCAGCACTGGTACCGCCCCGACGGCCGGCTCGAACCGCACCCGATCACCGGCCCCGCCCAGCTCGACACCCGCAGGGCCAGTGCCGGCCTGCCGCCCTACGACGACCAGGCCCGCGGTCTGCGTGAGCGCCACGGGCCCCACGCCTCGTTATCCGTCTCCGCTGCTGCGGAGCCCGCCCCTCTGCCCGAAAGGCACGCGGCATGA